In the Natronolimnobius baerhuensis genome, one interval contains:
- a CDS encoding LeuA family protein, with protein MTPVRGVEFFQGTLDSTDEIESARVFDTTLRDGEQSPGTSFSYDDKRQIAAILDEMGTHVIEAGFPVNSDAEFEAVRDIASSTSTTTCGLARVVDKDIDAALDSGVEMVHTFVSTSDVQIEDSMHATREEVVQRAVESVERVTETGTTCMFSPMDATRTDEQFLIDVIEAVTEAGVDWINIPDTCGVATPTRFRAMIEKVCAHTDARIDVHTHDDFGLATANALAGIEAGADQAQVSVNSIGERAGNAAYEEFVMAVESLYQTDTGIDTTRITELSEIVEEKSQMETPGNKPVVGDNAFSHESGIHAAGVIENSDTFEPGVMTPEMVGAERKLVMGKHTGTHSVRERLHERGFDPTEDQVRAVTRRVKDYGAEKRRVTVSDLERFAEEADVDRQQEGEEVRA; from the coding sequence CTGACACCAGTCAGGGGGGTCGAGTTCTTCCAGGGCACGTTAGATTCCACTGACGAAATAGAGTCAGCACGTGTCTTCGATACCACCCTCCGGGATGGTGAGCAGTCGCCCGGAACCTCGTTCTCGTACGACGACAAACGGCAGATCGCCGCGATCTTAGATGAGATGGGTACCCACGTCATCGAAGCTGGGTTCCCCGTCAACTCGGACGCGGAGTTCGAGGCCGTTCGTGATATCGCATCTTCGACATCGACGACGACCTGCGGGTTAGCCCGCGTCGTCGACAAAGACATCGATGCGGCGCTGGATTCCGGCGTCGAGATGGTACACACGTTCGTCAGTACCAGCGATGTGCAGATCGAAGATTCGATGCACGCCACTCGAGAGGAGGTAGTACAGCGCGCAGTCGAGTCGGTCGAACGCGTCACCGAGACGGGAACGACGTGCATGTTCTCGCCCATGGATGCGACGCGAACCGACGAACAGTTCCTGATCGACGTGATCGAAGCGGTCACCGAGGCCGGCGTCGACTGGATCAACATTCCCGACACCTGCGGCGTCGCCACGCCGACGCGGTTCCGGGCCATGATCGAAAAGGTCTGTGCCCACACCGACGCGCGGATCGACGTCCACACCCACGACGACTTCGGGCTGGCCACCGCCAACGCGCTGGCCGGCATCGAAGCGGGTGCAGATCAGGCCCAGGTCTCGGTCAACTCCATCGGCGAGCGAGCCGGCAACGCGGCCTACGAGGAGTTCGTGATGGCCGTCGAATCCCTGTATCAGACCGATACGGGCATCGACACGACCCGCATCACGGAACTGTCGGAGATCGTCGAAGAGAAAAGCCAGATGGAGACGCCGGGCAACAAGCCCGTCGTCGGCGATAACGCCTTCTCTCACGAGAGTGGCATCCACGCCGCCGGCGTCATCGAAAACTCCGACACCTTCGAACCCGGCGTCATGACTCCCGAAATGGTCGGCGCCGAACGGAAACTCGTCATGGGCAAACACACCGGCACGCACTCCGTGCGCGAGCGCTTACACGAGCGTGGATTCGATCCTACCGAGGACCAAGTCCGCGCCGTCACCCGCCGCGTCAAAGACTACGGTGCCGAAAAGCGCCGTGTCACGGTCAGCGATTTGGAGCGCTTCGCCGAGGAAGCCGACGTTGACCGCCAACAGGAAGGAGAGGAGGTGCGCGCCTGA
- a CDS encoding DUF5779 family protein → MSDFDLDLRTVEEHIEEEFELEGSIVLGVLDGETSDEKWLEAIAGGNVLILYVDGEVNELAGGFARDVKESGGNLVHFRGFLIVTPPGIDVDTSRL, encoded by the coding sequence ATGAGCGATTTCGACCTCGACCTGCGAACCGTCGAGGAGCATATCGAAGAGGAGTTCGAACTCGAGGGCAGCATCGTACTCGGCGTACTGGACGGCGAGACATCGGACGAGAAGTGGCTTGAGGCGATTGCGGGCGGAAACGTCTTGATCCTCTATGTTGACGGCGAGGTCAATGAACTCGCGGGCGGATTCGCCCGCGACGTGAAAGAATCGGGCGGGAATCTGGTCCACTTCCGTGGCTTCCTGATTGTGACGCCGCCGGGAATCGACGTGGACACCAGCCGCCTCTAA
- a CDS encoding VOC family protein, which yields MLTGLAWLALETKSLEQARSFYADLLELSCRERGERELVFAAGETDLVVRRPDSVPRGGVHTHYAFSIPATEYDDWWDQLSTAGYDLEDAQFGELTSLYLYDPDGNCVELGQSDVAGPGIDGIFEVVLEVEDLERSQAFYAALGFETVDMGADRKRVRMSLNGSTALELWEPHLGIADARGGVHVDLGFETSEPTGALEAVSDHVQQVDHVADERVVVRDPDGHVITFTV from the coding sequence ATGCTCACTGGACTCGCCTGGCTCGCACTCGAGACCAAATCCCTCGAGCAAGCCCGGTCGTTCTACGCCGACCTCCTCGAGTTGTCCTGTCGCGAGCGCGGCGAACGGGAACTCGTCTTTGCGGCCGGCGAGACCGATCTCGTGGTTCGCCGACCCGACTCGGTCCCGCGTGGCGGAGTGCACACCCACTACGCGTTCTCGATACCTGCCACGGAGTACGACGACTGGTGGGACCAGCTATCGACTGCGGGCTATGACCTCGAGGACGCACAGTTCGGCGAGTTGACGTCGCTGTATCTGTACGATCCGGACGGCAACTGCGTGGAACTCGGGCAATCGGACGTGGCTGGACCGGGCATCGACGGCATCTTCGAGGTCGTTCTCGAGGTCGAGGATCTCGAGCGATCCCAGGCGTTCTACGCCGCACTCGGGTTCGAAACGGTCGATATGGGGGCAGATCGCAAGCGCGTACGGATGAGTTTGAACGGTTCGACCGCGCTCGAACTCTGGGAGCCACACCTCGGCATCGCCGACGCCCGCGGCGGCGTTCACGTCGACCTCGGATTCGAGACCAGCGAACCGACCGGCGCGCTCGAGGCAGTCTCGGATCACGTCCAGCAGGTCGACCACGTCGCTGACGAGCGGGTTGTCGTACGCGACCCGGACGGGCACGTCATCACGTTCACCGTGTAA
- a CDS encoding ribbon-helix-helix domain-containing protein, producing the protein MTEYTTVSIPKDLADRVDDTIEGTSFQSTSDLVRFLLRSIVIQHQKRGELTEAEFEEITEQLRGLGYLE; encoded by the coding sequence ATGACCGAGTACACGACCGTTTCGATCCCGAAGGATCTCGCAGACCGCGTTGACGATACAATCGAGGGAACGAGCTTTCAGAGTACGAGCGATCTCGTGCGCTTTCTGCTGCGCAGCATCGTCATCCAGCACCAGAAACGGGGCGAACTGACTGAAGCCGAGTTCGAGGAGATCACCGAGCAACTTCGAGGCCTGGGCTACCTCGAGTAG
- the aglJ gene encoding S-layer glycoprotein N-glycosyltransferase AglJ, translating into MDDDAVRADGGAPDNGGEVLAMSERTQTRDISADEVCILIPTLDEAATIGDVIDDFYEEGFANVVVIDGGSSDDTQEIASERGAQVLVQSGDGKGQAVREAVEYIDVPYVLMLDGDGTYDSADAERMLEPLAQGYEHVIGNRFADMDDDAMKALNGFGNRMINRAFRFIHGADYDDILSGYRAFTVDSFERLSLDSDGFTIETELAVECVKHSVDTTVVPISYSARPEESETNLHPVKDGGTIILALYSLAKTNNPLFYFGSLGATGIVAGGAIATYVLWRWLQYGIGHEILALASAAAILLGVQLLMFGVLSDMLVSLHREQRQRLEQITREARDSRASESRRREDD; encoded by the coding sequence ATGGATGATGATGCGGTTCGTGCAGATGGCGGCGCTCCCGACAATGGCGGGGAGGTCCTCGCTATGAGCGAGCGAACGCAGACGCGCGACATCTCCGCCGACGAGGTCTGTATTCTCATTCCGACGCTCGATGAGGCCGCGACGATTGGCGACGTGATTGATGACTTCTACGAGGAGGGATTCGCAAACGTCGTCGTCATCGACGGCGGCTCGAGCGACGACACCCAAGAAATTGCCAGCGAGCGGGGCGCACAGGTCCTCGTCCAGTCCGGCGACGGCAAGGGTCAGGCTGTCCGGGAGGCAGTCGAGTACATCGACGTCCCCTACGTTTTGATGCTCGACGGCGACGGCACCTACGATTCGGCAGATGCAGAACGAATGCTCGAGCCACTGGCGCAGGGCTACGAGCACGTCATCGGCAACCGGTTTGCGGATATGGACGACGACGCGATGAAGGCGCTGAACGGCTTCGGCAATCGGATGATCAACCGGGCGTTTCGGTTCATCCACGGCGCGGATTACGACGATATTCTCTCCGGGTACCGGGCCTTTACGGTCGACTCCTTCGAGCGGCTCTCGCTCGACTCGGACGGCTTTACAATCGAGACGGAACTCGCCGTCGAGTGTGTCAAACACAGCGTCGACACGACGGTGGTCCCGATCAGTTACAGTGCCCGACCCGAGGAATCGGAGACGAACCTCCACCCCGTCAAAGACGGTGGGACGATTATCCTCGCGCTGTACTCGCTTGCGAAGACCAATAACCCGCTGTTTTATTTCGGGAGCCTCGGCGCAACGGGAATCGTCGCAGGTGGCGCGATTGCGACTTACGTCCTCTGGCGCTGGCTCCAGTACGGCATCGGCCACGAAATCCTGGCGCTGGCGTCGGCCGCCGCAATCTTACTCGGCGTCCAGTTGCTCATGTTCGGCGTCCTCTCGGATATGCTCGTCAGCCTGCACCGCGAGCAACGCCAGCGTCTGGAGCAGATTACGCGAGAGGCTCGTGACTCGAGGGCATCGGAGTCCCGTCGACGCGAAGACGACTGA
- the aglM gene encoding UDP-glucose 6-dehydrogenase AglM, whose product MNVSIVGSGYVGTTIAACLADLEHDVVNIEIDEDIVDAINAGEAPIHESGLEERIAEHAGSSLRATTNYDEVRDTDVTLLCLPTPQSEDGSLDLAPMRAGSEMLGDALADKDDDHLVVVKSTVLPGTTEDVVAPILEEHAGTTIGDGIDIAMNPEFLRMGTAVEDFLEPDKVVLGAQTDDATATLRELYAPILEREETNLVETDIREAELIKYANNAFLASKVSLVNELGNVAKEYGADAYEVLEAVGLDDRISSRFMRSGLGWGGSCFPKDVAAIRAGAREQDYEPELLDAVVGINDEQPHRLVELLAEHVSLSGARIAVLGLSFKPGTDDIRKSRALDVIESLLERDASVVAYDPVAVENVREQYDFDIEYADSAGAALEGANGAVVATDWSEFDDLSFDGMAQRVLVDGRRIEVAEDALEVYEGLTW is encoded by the coding sequence ATGAACGTCTCTATCGTCGGCAGCGGCTACGTCGGCACGACGATTGCCGCCTGCCTCGCCGACCTCGAGCACGACGTCGTCAATATCGAAATCGACGAGGACATTGTCGACGCGATAAACGCAGGCGAGGCACCGATTCACGAGTCGGGTCTCGAGGAGCGCATCGCCGAGCACGCTGGGTCGTCCCTGCGCGCGACGACGAACTACGACGAGGTTCGCGACACGGATGTCACCTTGCTCTGTCTGCCGACGCCCCAAAGCGAAGACGGCAGTCTCGATCTGGCACCGATGCGGGCCGGTTCGGAGATGCTCGGTGACGCCCTCGCGGACAAGGACGACGACCACCTCGTGGTCGTCAAGAGCACGGTCCTTCCGGGGACGACCGAGGATGTCGTCGCACCGATTCTCGAGGAGCACGCTGGCACGACCATCGGTGACGGCATCGACATTGCAATGAACCCCGAGTTCCTCCGGATGGGGACCGCGGTCGAGGACTTTCTCGAGCCGGATAAGGTAGTTCTCGGCGCGCAGACGGACGACGCTACAGCCACGCTCCGGGAGCTGTACGCGCCGATTCTCGAGCGCGAGGAGACGAACCTCGTCGAGACAGACATCCGCGAGGCCGAGTTGATCAAGTACGCGAACAATGCGTTCCTCGCCTCGAAGGTGTCGCTGGTGAACGAGCTCGGGAACGTCGCCAAGGAGTACGGCGCAGATGCCTACGAGGTGCTCGAGGCGGTCGGGCTCGACGACCGCATTTCGTCGCGGTTCATGCGCTCGGGGCTGGGCTGGGGTGGCTCGTGTTTCCCGAAAGACGTCGCAGCGATTCGGGCGGGTGCGCGAGAGCAAGACTACGAGCCCGAACTGTTGGATGCTGTCGTCGGGATCAACGACGAGCAACCGCACAGACTGGTCGAGTTGCTCGCTGAGCACGTCTCGCTTTCGGGGGCCCGAATCGCTGTCCTCGGCCTGTCGTTCAAGCCGGGAACTGACGACATCCGGAAGTCGCGCGCGCTGGACGTAATCGAGTCCCTGCTCGAGCGCGACGCGTCGGTCGTCGCCTACGATCCGGTCGCCGTCGAGAACGTTCGCGAGCAGTACGACTTCGATATCGAGTACGCCGACTCGGCCGGGGCTGCACTCGAGGGAGCCAACGGCGCGGTCGTCGCGACGGATTGGTCCGAGTTCGACGACCTGTCGTTCGACGGGATGGCCCAGCGCGTGCTCGTCGACGGGCGACGGATCGAGGTCGCGGAAGACGCTCTCGAGGTGTACGAAGGACTGACCTGGTAG
- a CDS encoding sugar phosphate nucleotidyltransferase yields MIYHLTKKVLARLNHVKRAIRRAGRRQRNPSPAVDRQQTEVLLEIGATEFIVVVGYQKEEIIERYVGEYEGVPITYAHQREQLGLAHAILQAELHVDDEFVLMLGENVFRTNLSDVINRQQEDRADATFLDEGCPMRRSRGTTCSIRTEYGEIVEVMEKPDDSPSNLVIAGFYTFTRTIFNACYFVQPSDRASTNFRMRSISSFSRAEPSTQFTWTAGGLTSATPRTGKRPKNGYRSQLFRHSPSKYPIGYL; encoded by the coding sequence ATGATATACCACCTTACAAAGAAAGTCTTAGCGCGTCTGAACCATGTAAAACGTGCAATCAGGCGTGCTGGCCGCAGGCAAAGGAACCCGTCTCCAGCCGTTGACCGACAACAAACCGAAGTTCTCCTCGAGATCGGCGCGACCGAGTTCATCGTTGTCGTGGGCTATCAGAAGGAGGAGATCATTGAACGTTACGTCGGTGAGTACGAAGGGGTGCCGATCACGTATGCTCACCAGCGCGAGCAGTTGGGGTTGGCCCACGCCATCTTGCAGGCGGAGCTCCACGTGGACGACGAGTTCGTGTTGATGCTTGGGGAGAACGTCTTCCGCACGAACCTCAGCGACGTTATCAACCGCCAGCAGGAGGACCGCGCTGACGCCACCTTTCTGGACGAGGGGTGCCCCATGAGGAGGTCTCGAGGTACGACGTGCTCAATACGAACAGAGTACGGCGAGATCGTCGAGGTAATGGAGAAACCCGACGATTCGCCGTCGAACCTCGTCATCGCCGGTTTCTATACGTTCACGCGGACGATTTTCAATGCCTGCTATTTCGTGCAGCCGAGTGACCGCGCGAGTACGAACTTCCGGATGCGATCGATCTCCTCATTCAGTCGGGCTGAACCATCAACGCAATTCACATGGACGGCTGGTGGATTGACGTCGGCTACTCCGAGGACAGGGAAGCGGCCGAAGAACGGCTACAGGAGTCAGCTGTTTCGACACTCTCCGAGTAAGTATCCCATCGGATATCTGTGA
- a CDS encoding lipopolysaccharide biosynthesis protein, with translation MRLGQTSVIFFVSKIAGSAIGFLATIYFARTLGEEVLGFYALVLALVTWLTFIGSIGWTGAVTKRVSEGNEREEYVTAGTIIIGLLGLSVAIGVFLFREQVNAYVGQPVAEFLILIVLAVLFRSLWFSVLKGYHLVHIYAPLSTLKLGVRSTAQISLVLLGFGLTGLLVGYVLGGVFAVIVSIAILRFRPSLPTRDHFSSLFDYAKFSWLGSIRGRTFDQVDIIVLGFFVPAGPIGIYSVAWTLSEFLDMFGRAISNSLFPEMSEIAAQNDPQSVSGLVEDALAFGGLIITPGLVGGTLLADRLMAIYGDGFVAGQTVLPILIAALLIYTYNKQLLNTLNAIDRPDLAFRANGVFIVTNVVLNVVLIWQLGWVGAAIATAISAAVGLVVAYHYASSHVPFSLPVAEIARQWTAAIGMGAAVYALRKVGEPYWIADYNAAFVVALVAVGASIYFATLFVISSRFRTTVTNNLPSDVPFLPT, from the coding sequence ATGCGCCTTGGACAAACATCTGTTATTTTCTTCGTTTCCAAAATCGCTGGATCTGCGATTGGTTTTCTCGCAACGATCTATTTTGCTCGGACTCTCGGTGAAGAAGTACTTGGATTCTATGCGCTTGTACTTGCGCTGGTTACGTGGCTTACCTTTATTGGGAGTATAGGTTGGACGGGCGCAGTGACAAAGCGAGTTAGTGAAGGAAACGAACGCGAAGAGTATGTCACTGCCGGTACCATCATCATTGGTTTGTTAGGTTTATCTGTTGCAATTGGCGTCTTCCTATTTCGAGAGCAAGTGAACGCCTACGTCGGCCAACCAGTTGCTGAATTTCTCATACTAATTGTTCTTGCTGTATTGTTCAGGTCGCTCTGGTTTTCAGTTCTCAAAGGATACCATCTAGTTCACATCTATGCCCCCTTGTCGACGTTAAAACTTGGTGTGCGAAGTACTGCACAGATCTCGCTCGTGCTTCTTGGATTCGGGTTAACAGGATTGCTCGTTGGGTACGTGCTAGGAGGGGTTTTCGCCGTCATTGTCAGTATCGCCATTCTCCGATTTCGTCCGTCTCTACCGACTCGAGATCACTTTTCTAGCTTATTTGACTATGCAAAATTCTCGTGGCTTGGTAGTATCCGAGGCCGAACGTTTGACCAGGTGGATATTATCGTTCTCGGCTTTTTCGTCCCGGCAGGTCCCATCGGTATCTATTCTGTTGCGTGGACCCTTTCAGAATTTCTCGACATGTTCGGAAGAGCGATTAGTAATAGCCTCTTTCCAGAAATGAGTGAAATAGCTGCACAAAACGATCCCCAATCCGTATCTGGATTGGTTGAAGATGCGCTCGCATTTGGCGGCCTTATTATTACTCCTGGGCTCGTCGGTGGAACGTTGTTGGCCGATCGACTGATGGCGATTTACGGTGACGGATTCGTTGCTGGTCAAACTGTCCTTCCAATACTTATTGCTGCCCTCCTCATTTACACCTACAACAAACAACTGCTGAACACCCTCAACGCGATCGACAGACCCGATCTCGCCTTCCGGGCCAACGGCGTCTTCATCGTCACGAACGTCGTCCTCAACGTCGTCCTGATCTGGCAGCTCGGTTGGGTCGGTGCTGCCATTGCGACCGCGATTTCGGCCGCCGTCGGACTTGTGGTCGCCTACCACTACGCCAGCTCACACGTCCCGTTCTCGCTGCCGGTCGCCGAGATCGCACGCCAGTGGACGGCCGCGATCGGCATGGGCGCCGCCGTCTACGCCCTCCGGAAGGTCGGCGAACCATATTGGATCGCCGATTACAACGCCGCGTTCGTCGTCGCTCTGGTCGCCGTCGGTGCGTCGATCTACTTCGCCACGCTGTTCGTCATCTCGAGTCGGTTCCGAACCACGGTCACGAACAACCTGCCGTCCGATGTTCCGTTCCTTCCGACGTGA
- a CDS encoding sulfatase-like hydrolase/transferase — protein MSRPNVLLVVLDSLNAKHTGIHGYERDTTPFLSEFQSRATVYTQARAPGMTSLPSHTSMFTGYTVSEHGVHDLLTHRLRKGTTIWERLRDQYDYSTGVFSDNVNLTGDNSLQFAFEHAVGRRGQLFPAAADPDIFFNSPEFLEHDGDENKHLAYLKHCLTSGQPVRSLANGAAAQLSRSLSSARLERRLDQSGERFVDPFLSWSDSVDGPWAACLNLMDTHAPFYPKPEYDEWGGPSIQRMQADLNPNSWKVYGSQQTWDEWEALEDLYDGTIKQADDHVRRLLTALEQRGELDETLVVITGDHGEGFGERSRVRPDMQIAGHIVGLHETLLHVPLVVSYPGQTSGERRDELATLRAFPNVVERALDVTEDDHEQQHDAFVADGPVLVTGSTVDKKAKSEQRAGKYCEDIDQYGGTLRTVYRQEGDAVRKYLTWDSDGVIVDISDAHTATVVEDGDPHEVIQSEFSRLEPADIVRNQHEASDATVRHLEDLGYV, from the coding sequence ATGAGCCGTCCCAACGTTCTGCTCGTGGTTCTCGATAGTCTGAACGCAAAGCATACGGGAATTCATGGCTACGAGCGAGATACGACGCCGTTTCTCTCCGAGTTCCAATCTCGAGCGACGGTCTATACACAGGCGCGAGCCCCAGGGATGACGAGCCTGCCAAGCCACACAAGCATGTTCACTGGCTATACGGTCTCCGAACACGGGGTGCATGATCTGTTGACCCACCGTCTCCGGAAAGGGACAACAATCTGGGAACGCCTCCGTGACCAGTATGACTACTCGACCGGTGTGTTTTCGGATAATGTTAACCTAACTGGTGACAACTCGCTGCAGTTCGCGTTTGAGCACGCCGTTGGGAGGCGTGGCCAACTCTTTCCAGCGGCCGCGGATCCGGATATTTTCTTTAACAGTCCTGAGTTCCTCGAGCACGACGGTGATGAGAATAAACACCTCGCGTATCTCAAACACTGTCTTACCTCCGGGCAGCCCGTTCGCTCCCTCGCGAACGGTGCGGCGGCACAGCTCAGTCGGTCGCTCTCGTCGGCGAGACTCGAGCGCCGCCTCGATCAGTCCGGCGAGCGGTTCGTCGATCCGTTCCTCTCGTGGAGCGATAGCGTCGACGGCCCGTGGGCGGCGTGTCTCAACCTGATGGACACCCACGCACCGTTCTATCCGAAACCCGAGTACGATGAGTGGGGCGGACCCTCAATACAGCGGATGCAAGCCGATTTGAACCCGAACTCCTGGAAAGTCTATGGCTCGCAACAGACGTGGGACGAGTGGGAGGCGCTCGAGGACCTGTATGACGGAACGATCAAACAGGCGGACGACCACGTGCGGCGGCTGCTCACCGCGCTCGAGCAACGCGGCGAACTCGACGAGACGCTGGTCGTCATCACGGGAGATCACGGGGAGGGGTTCGGCGAGCGAAGCCGTGTCCGTCCTGACATGCAGATAGCGGGCCACATCGTTGGCCTCCACGAGACGCTCCTGCACGTGCCGTTGGTCGTCTCGTATCCGGGCCAGACATCCGGCGAACGACGGGACGAACTCGCGACGCTTCGGGCGTTCCCGAACGTCGTCGAACGCGCCCTTGACGTCACCGAGGACGATCACGAGCAGCAACACGATGCTTTCGTCGCGGATGGGCCGGTTCTTGTTACCGGGTCAACGGTCGACAAGAAGGCCAAAAGCGAACAGCGCGCCGGCAAGTACTGCGAGGACATCGATCAGTACGGGGGCACGCTTCGGACCGTCTATCGACAAGAAGGAGACGCGGTTCGGAAGTACCTGACCTGGGATTCCGACGGCGTAATCGTCGATATTTCCGACGCACACACCGCCACGGTCGTCGAGGACGGCGATCCCCACGAAGTCATCCAGTCAGAGTTCTCACGACTTGAACCGGCAGATATCGTCCGAAACCAACACGAGGCGTCGGACGCGACTGTACGCCATCTCGAGGATCTCGGCTATGTCTGA
- a CDS encoding agl cluster protein AglQ, translating to MSDQCPEFVERIAAAALAEIDSDGRMPAGHNGLYQDPETSARNTSHWLVTFAKLAEQTGDSQFESAAHSTASFLQSDTARPNGATFHHRNIEGKDHCNGLIGQAWTIEALAVAARTLEREDLANLAQDVFLAHPQDDRTGLWKRVEIDGRVLPFDATFNHQLWFAAAGGILAGLPWTDPRVDDRVRKHLNELETNLRLYDDGLIFHPLKPSRSLRRYAHLIRADERGRIGLTFLTSSVPLPSRQRQLRWKAIGYHAFNVYAFALLRRRYPEHPFWDTDVCERLLAYLTSSEYATTVWDNEYGSPYNPVGFEVPFAMEVFDIGSDSERTEWLTGQLERHYNDETERLDRNTEDPVTLTARVYQAARLTETTVDGITDDDD from the coding sequence ATGTCTGATCAGTGCCCCGAATTCGTCGAACGCATCGCGGCGGCCGCGCTCGCAGAGATCGACTCTGACGGGAGGATGCCGGCCGGTCACAACGGGCTCTATCAGGACCCTGAAACGAGCGCCCGAAACACGTCCCACTGGCTCGTCACCTTCGCGAAACTCGCCGAGCAAACGGGTGATTCACAGTTCGAATCCGCGGCCCATTCGACGGCGTCGTTTCTACAGAGCGACACCGCTCGACCGAACGGAGCGACGTTTCACCACCGCAATATCGAGGGTAAGGATCATTGCAACGGACTGATCGGGCAAGCGTGGACCATCGAAGCGCTTGCGGTCGCCGCTCGCACGCTGGAACGTGAAGATCTGGCTAACCTGGCCCAGGATGTCTTTCTCGCTCACCCGCAGGATGATCGGACCGGGCTGTGGAAGCGCGTCGAAATCGACGGCCGAGTGCTTCCGTTCGACGCGACGTTCAACCACCAACTCTGGTTCGCCGCTGCAGGCGGGATACTCGCGGGGCTGCCGTGGACGGACCCGCGCGTCGACGACCGCGTTCGAAAACACCTGAACGAACTCGAGACCAACCTGCGGCTCTACGACGACGGACTCATCTTCCACCCGCTCAAACCGTCTCGATCGCTGCGCCGGTACGCACACCTCATTCGCGCCGACGAGCGAGGACGGATCGGCCTGACCTTCCTGACCAGTAGCGTACCGCTCCCAAGCAGACAGCGCCAACTCCGGTGGAAAGCAATCGGTTATCACGCCTTCAACGTCTACGCCTTCGCGCTGCTACGGCGTCGCTATCCGGAGCATCCATTCTGGGACACTGACGTGTGCGAACGACTCCTCGCTTACCTCACGTCGTCGGAGTACGCTACCACCGTCTGGGACAACGAGTACGGCTCGCCGTACAATCCCGTCGGCTTCGAAGTTCCCTTCGCGATGGAAGTGTTCGACATCGGGTCGGATTCAGAGCGCACCGAGTGGCTCACTGGACAACTCGAGCGCCACTACAACGACGAAACGGAGCGGTTGGATCGGAACACCGAGGACCCGGTGACCCTCACTGCGAGGGTCTATCAGGCGGCTCGGCTAACCGAAACGACGGTCGATGGGATCACGGATGATGACGACTGA
- a CDS encoding glycosyltransferase — translation MTTDHDSDGDAAAADAEIETVSIIVPVYNDPDGIAATLESIGPQLGPKTELLVVDNGSTDRTPSVVAEYERKFDHVELVVEDEIQSSYAARNTGARQSTGSVCAFVDADMTVPPDWLEQVRRTMATRDEHYVGCNVELTLPDEPTLPARYDHHTGFPVKQYISRQDFTPTCCLLVRREVFEDVGLFDHRLISGGDKEFGNRVVDAGYSIHFAENVTLYHPVRESLRALITKDHRVGRGLCQLQQYHPDRYGDPGIPPRPSGIKSPDRELERRDRIGFSLLSTVLTGVRGIGYYHEFLVSRRENTDGPGSLSNPRELTPDDDR, via the coding sequence ATGACGACTGATCACGACTCGGACGGCGACGCAGCCGCCGCGGACGCCGAAATCGAAACGGTGTCGATCATCGTGCCGGTCTATAACGATCCGGACGGTATTGCAGCGACGCTCGAGTCGATTGGTCCCCAGCTTGGTCCGAAAACCGAACTCCTCGTTGTCGACAACGGCTCGACTGATCGCACACCATCAGTCGTCGCCGAGTACGAACGCAAATTCGACCACGTCGAACTCGTCGTTGAGGACGAAATCCAGTCGTCGTACGCGGCTCGAAATACGGGTGCTCGTCAATCGACGGGGTCGGTGTGTGCGTTCGTCGACGCGGATATGACGGTCCCACCGGACTGGCTCGAGCAGGTGCGCCGGACAATGGCCACGCGAGACGAGCACTATGTCGGTTGCAACGTCGAGTTAACGCTCCCCGACGAACCAACGCTCCCAGCGCGGTACGATCATCATACTGGTTTCCCCGTCAAACAGTACATTTCTCGACAGGATTTTACACCAACCTGCTGTCTCCTTGTGCGTCGCGAAGTGTTCGAGGATGTCGGCCTTTTTGACCATCGGCTGATCTCTGGTGGTGACAAAGAGTTTGGAAACCGCGTCGTAGATGCCGGCTATTCGATTCATTTCGCCGAAAATGTGACGCTGTATCACCCGGTTCGGGAGTCGCTCCGCGCGCTCATCACGAAAGACCATCGCGTAGGCCGTGGACTCTGTCAACTCCAGCAGTATCACCCGGACCGCTACGGCGACCCTGGAATCCCGCCCCGACCGTCAGGAATCAAATCGCCCGATAGAGAACTCGAGCGTCGCGATAGAATCGGATTCAGCCTCCTCTCGACTGTGCTGACTGGCGTTCGCGGAATCGGATACTATCACGAGTTTCTTGTGTCGCGTCGGGAGAATACCGACGGCCCGGGGTCGTTATCCAACCCACGTGAGTTGACACCCGATGATGATCGGTAG